The proteins below come from a single Aegilops tauschii subsp. strangulata cultivar AL8/78 chromosome 6, Aet v6.0, whole genome shotgun sequence genomic window:
- the LOC109784576 gene encoding uncharacterized protein: protein MAAAKIAILLVAAALLAAAGAADPQPPQLSTEAQCWPCYSSCMHTCDDGHGGTPAPDVVNSTDGSAVGVRSAVGTLAAIHKTEDGSGAPIADGYDEKGGNKGDGEEYFECKKKCIVCCYKDLPPVCYKMCVSQTCLALPPCMCKRGDCYKACGIKCFHNQPTPTPPKPMPPPPSPPKPMPPRPSPIPPKPSPPKAAAKATGY, encoded by the exons ATGGCGGCGGCCAAGATCGCCATCCTCCTGGTCGCGGCCGCGCTCTTGGCCGCGGCAGGGGCGGCGGACCCCCAACCCCCGCAGCTCTCAACGGAAGCCCAGTGCTGGCCGTGCTACTCCTCCTGCATGCACACGTGCGACGACGGCCACGGTGGCACCCCCGCCCCCGATGTCGTCAACTCTACCGATGGCAGTGCAGTTGGTGTACGCTCCGCCGTCGGCACTCTCGCTGCCATCCACAAAACCGAGGATGGTTCAGGCGCCCCCATTGCCGACGGCTACGACGAGAAAGGTGGCAACAAAGGTGACGGCGAGGAATACTTCGAGTGCAAGAAGAAGTGCATCGTCTGTTGCTACAAGGACCTGCCGCCGGTGTGCTACAAGATGTGCGTCTCCCAGACCTGCCTCGCCCTGCCACCATGTATGT GTAAACGAGGGGATTGCTACAAAGCATGCGGGATCAAATGCTTCCACAACCAGCCGACGCCCACACCTCCTAAGCCCATGCCACCGCCGCCATCACCCCCGAAGCCCATGCCACCGCGGCCGTCGCCCATTCCACCGAAGCCATCCCCGCCGAAAGCCGCTGCCAAAGCCACTGGCTACTAG